In one window of Polynucleobacter sp. AM-7D1 DNA:
- the modB gene encoding molybdate ABC transporter permease subunit, with amino-acid sequence MDIDAILLSLKLAFWTMALILPFGIWVAHRLLKLNKSRPWIEAALALPLVLPPTVLGYYFLVSFGNTSIFGSPIVFSFTGILISSLIVNIPFAIQPIQRAFEAINPEIREAAQVSGLSDWQIFRLIELPLSWRGITGAAALTFAHTLGEFGVVLMVGGAIPGETKTASIAIYDKVQSFDTAGAGAIALVLLGTSLVCIALSYGVFGQNRGRRGSLS; translated from the coding sequence ATGGATATTGATGCAATTCTGCTATCCCTAAAGCTTGCTTTTTGGACTATGGCTCTAATTCTTCCCTTTGGGATCTGGGTTGCCCATAGGCTGCTTAAGCTCAATAAAAGTCGGCCATGGATTGAGGCTGCCCTAGCACTTCCATTAGTCCTGCCGCCCACTGTTTTAGGTTATTACTTTCTGGTTTCTTTTGGTAATACCAGTATTTTTGGCTCCCCAATAGTATTTTCATTCACAGGCATTCTGATTTCCTCATTAATTGTCAATATCCCCTTCGCCATTCAGCCTATCCAGAGAGCATTTGAGGCTATTAATCCTGAAATCAGAGAAGCTGCTCAGGTGAGCGGTCTGAGTGATTGGCAAATCTTTCGGTTGATCGAGTTGCCGCTATCTTGGCGAGGTATTACCGGTGCCGCCGCCCTTACCTTTGCCCACACCCTTGGTGAATTCGGCGTTGTCCTCATGGTTGGCGGAGCCATACCCGGGGAGACCAAAACGGCCTCCATTGCTATTTATGACAAGGTTCAGAGCTTTGATACTGCTGGTGCTGGCGCTATCGCGCTTGTGCTCCTTGGTACATCTCTTGTTTGTATAGCGCTTTCATATGGGGTATTTGGGCAGAATCGCGGTCGCCGCGGGAGCTTGAGCTAA
- a CDS encoding metalloregulator ArsR/SmtB family transcription factor yields the protein MNIKVKVKKATKDLSPQAMEKVFANVAEYFSVLSEPSRLRIMYAVCSGEKSVSEVVELCGSSQANVSRHLAALHKAGILLRRKEGTTVFYSIADNATVEMCQTVCAKIAESLH from the coding sequence GTGAATATCAAAGTAAAAGTTAAAAAAGCCACCAAAGACCTTTCTCCACAAGCCATGGAAAAGGTATTTGCTAATGTTGCTGAATATTTCAGCGTTCTTTCGGAGCCATCACGCCTGCGCATCATGTATGCAGTTTGCAGTGGCGAAAAGTCTGTTTCTGAGGTTGTTGAGTTGTGCGGCTCCAGTCAGGCCAATGTCTCTCGTCATCTTGCAGCCCTACATAAAGCCGGAATTTTACTTAGGCGTAAAGAAGGTACAACCGTTTTTTACTCTATCGCTGATAACGCAACCGTTGAAATGTGTCAGACAGTCTGCGCAAAAATTGCCGAGAGTTTGCATTAA